AGAGTTTCCTGTCGTCGTATAATTTGATGATGGCAGCCGCCAGGTCTTCTTTATTTCTTTCAATAAAAAGGCCGTTTTCGCCATGGCGGATCACCATTTTGGGAAAGCCGATTTTTGTAGAAACAGAAGGCACTCCCGACAGTGCAGCTTCTGCAAAAAGGGAGGGGCCGGTATCCGCGGCGGAGGCAATCAGTGCAAGATCAACATCTTTGTAGAAGCCCAGCAAATCTTCGTAAGGTCCAGCAAATTTGGTTTTCAGCGTTACGATCCTTCCGGAATTTTTCACCATTTCCACTGCCGGTTCTATGATTTCCCGGAAGCCCTTCATCGGGCGGTCCGGCGTTCCTGTCCAGCCTAAGGTAAGGCCTTCCTTGCTTCCTGCTTTTTCGTTTATTACAAATTCGTTCTGCCGGTAGATTCCGTTAGCGAAGGTAATTTTTTGTGTCAGCGGCAGATAATCTTCAATCAGGTTACGGCTTCCGGCGATAATGCCGTCGTAGTGTTTCAGGTACTGCTGATAAAAATCGTTCCGGTTGAGGCTGTGTACGTTCGTACTGTTCCGTATATCCCATCCCGGGCCTTCGTGCGGAAAAGAATCGGTGTAGAGGCCGACGTATTTTTTTCTGCTCCTGAACGGCAGTACCGTAGTGTACTGGAAATAATAGGCGCATTCGAAAATCAGATCAAAATCTATCTTTTCCGTCTTCTCACCGGACTGCACTTTGTAAACCGGAGGGTATTTGTACACCGGACAGGAAAACCGTCTGCTTTTGTCTACAAAATATTTCAGGTCTTTGTTTCGGAAACGGTTCAGAAGATTTGATATAAGTCTTTCACCGAAAGAAAAATCTTTTTTTCGCAGCGCAAAGTCCTGTGCAAATGCGATATAGCAGTCAAAGTCATTATCCAGCCCTTCCGCCCATGTTCTGATGAGGTTATGGTAAGCCCAGTTTGGTTTGTCGGCGATGAAGAGGATGGATTTTTTCATTTTTTTTCCAGGTGATTTTTATGCACGATCGGGTTGGAGCCTGGCGCGTTCAAAAGAATTTTAATCCAGTTGTCGAGACTATATTTCGTTTTGATCTCTTCAGGAATCTGTTTGTAAGGTTTTTTCTGGAAATCAAGGATTTTATCTTTATATTTTTCAATGTTATCAAAATCAACCACCAAAATATTATCAGGATTATAGAAGTCGTAATTGACAACATCGGCGTTGTTGGTTATAATTTTTGTTTCATAAAGCATGCACTCAAAAAATCTGAAGGACAAACCAATATGATGTTTTTTACAAATATCGATAACAATTTTTGAATTTTTTGTTTTTTCTAAGGTGTCTTCGATTGAAGTAGGCGATGTAATGTATTTTATCTTCGTGCTATCTACTAATCGGTGGTCGTTATTTAAAAATCCCCGTTCGGCAAAAATTGAAATGTCAATATTTCCGCTTAAAAATTTTGCTAGTTCTGCCAGCTTCCAGTCCCGTCGTTGGGTGTCCAATGTTCCGGCAAGTGAGCCAACATAAAACACGTCCGTTTTTCTGCTGTCGAAAGGTGTTGAAGGTATGTCCGGAATATAGTAATTGGTTAAAAATTTCATATCAAGATCAGGATGGTCAGCGATATTGTCAATATCAAAAGAATAGACGCCGTCGAGATATTTCAAACTTTTAACCAGACTCGGTTTAAAAAATAAACGGAGACCGTCCCAAATGTATCCAACAGTTTTGTTTCCCAGCCTGCTCAGTTTTTCGATGTTTTGCGTCGTGTATTCTTCCGGTTTTATAATAAGCACCAAATCGTACATCTTGTCTTTGGGAAGCTGCGCTATCTTTTTCCTGTAAAATCTATTGACGTGGTTTTTATGGGCAATTAGAGAATAAAGCTTATTGCGGTGTACTAATCTTTCGTAAATGTTCCTGAACTTATCTGTCAGATTTTTGTTCTGAAATGGCGGGGGATTTTCAGTGTCCAGGTAGTCAACATCATATCCTAACGACTTCAGGCCGTCGGTCAGCTGCTGATGAAGACTGCCGGAAATTTTTCTCCAGGGCTGAAAAACCACAAGTATCTTTTGTGAAGGCATTTTTGTATTTTTACAAAATTAATTTAAATTTAAAAATATTTACCGTTCCGGTGTTCGAATTTAGAGCCTTTGTTTTTTGAAATTACTTTTTCGCATTCTGCTGTAGCGATCAAATCTTATTTATCATAAATGTTTACCGTTTTCACGCCCACTTTTAACCGAAAACATACGCTGCCCACGCTTTACCAAAGCCTGATAAACCAGACCGTTAAAAACTTTGAATGGCTGGTGATCGATGACGGATCAACTGATGGAACAAAGGATTTAATAGAAAAATATATCCGTGAACAGAAAATTCCTGTTCGGTATTATTTTCAGAAAAATCAGGGGAAACATATTGCCTATAATACTGCACTCAAGACAGCCAATGAGCAGTTTATAATGACTGTAGACAGCGACGATTTCCTTGTGGAAAAGGCGCTGGAAACCTGTACTGAAATGGCGAAGGAAATTGAAGATCGAGATTTTGCAGGGTTTTCTTATTTAAGATTTTTCACAAACCAGAACGAAAACTTAGATCATTATGGTAAAAGGAGATGGCTGGACAGCAGACAGCACAGTTTTGCGGGAAAGGGGGAGATGGGATTTGTTTTCAGGCTGGATGTTGCCAAGGAGTTCAAATTTCCAGTCATCGAGGGCGAGCGGTTTTCTCAGGAAGCTCTTGTTCTACTTCCACTAATGCGAAAATACCAGATTCTTTTTACAGATCATGTTTTGGCGAGGGGAGACTATCTGGAAGATGGCCTAACTCAAAATATTTACAAGCGAATGCTATCAAACCCGCAGTATGCCATGCTAACCCAGCTGGAACGCATAAAAAGTACCAGAAGCTGGAAAGAAAAGAAGCAGTTTGCCAAGGTGTACTGGGATATTGCCAACAAAAATCGACAGTTGCCATTATTTAAAAAAATTATTGCAATTTCGCCGCTGTTTACAGGAATTACTTTTCTAAATAAACTTACAAAACACAAATGGATATAAAAAAACTTGCAGAACAGTTTAAATTTTACCGACGGTTTGGAAAAAGCGGCTGGAACATTTATCGCGACGAACACCAATCAGATAAACCAATTATTGAGTTTCGCAACCGCGAACTGAAACACCCGTTGTTTCTTCGCCGAAAAACCTCGGATTTTGATGTATTCAAACAGGTGATTTACAATCAGGAATATAAAATCCACACAGGGTTCGATGCGGAGTATATTATCGACGCCGGAGGCAATATCGGCCTGGCAAGTGTTCATTTTAAAAACCGTTTTCCCAATGCCAAAATTATCTGTGTGGAACCTGAAAGTGGCAACTTCGAAATGGTACAGAAAAACACAAAACCTTATCCAGATATTATCCCGGTAAAAGCAGGAGTGTGGAACAAAACCACTTATTTGAAAATAATAGACAGCTCTGTGGCGAGCTGGGGTTTTATGGTAAAAGAAACAGCAGCAGATGATCCCACAGCTTTACCTGCAGTTTCTATTGGAGATCTTATGCGGACTTATCATTTCCCGAGGATTGATATCCTGAAAATGGACATCGAGGGATCCGAGAAGGAAGTCTTCGAGGAAAACTATGATGAATGGCTTTCCAAAACCAGAATTTTGCTTGTGGAAACCCACGACGGTATGAGAAAAAATGCCGCAAAAACACTTTTCAGGGCTCTGGACAAATACGATTACCAGCTTGGAACCAGCGGTGAAAACCTACTGATTTACCTGAATAATTAGACTGTTTATCAGTTTCCCCATTTTCTCACCCCAGACTTTCCAGTTCAGTTCCTGTTCATATTTTTGGCGGGCATCGTGCGACATCTGTTTTGCTAGTTCCGGATTTTTCAGCAGCTGTTCAATTTTTCTGGCATACTCTTCGGCACCGGCATTTTGCGGGAGTGTAAATCCTGTGATCCCGTCCTCTACCATCGCAGAGACACCACCTGTGTCGCGCGTGATTACGGGAAGACCATAAGCCGCAGCCTCTGCAAATGAAATCGGTGTACAGTCGGCTTTGGTTGGGATAAACAAAAAATGTGAATCTCTTAAAAAGTCTTTTATTTTCTGTGCTTCCGCCGGAATGTTTTTATTCAGAAACGGAATGACTTCCATGGCTTTGCTGCGGATTCCGGGATCACAGCCTACCACCAGTAATTTCGCAGGCAATCCCTTTTTCCGAAGCAGTTCGATGGTCTGCAAAGCCAGATCACCGCCTTTTCGCTCCCAGAAAACCGCCAAAAAGAGAAAAGTGATGTCTCCGCTGTAATCTTTGTTGAAATTTACCTGTCCCGGGACTTCTGAATTGGGACCAAACTTGACAGTACTCAGTTTTTCAGCTGGAATACCATAAAAGTTCCTAACGAAATGCGTGGCCCAGTCGGAAGAGTAAACAATGTGATCCGCATTCTCCAATGCTTTTTTTTCGACGAAATGGGTAATCTTTTTCGACACCCATCCAAACCCAGAATAATAACTGTAATAGTTCAGCAGCTGTGCTACATTGGCATCATTAAGATAAACAATGGGCTGTCTGACTTTGAGGAAGGCAATTTCAGGAACTGCGGTTGGCGCAAAGAGAAGGTCGATCTTTTTTTGCTTTATCCTTTTTTTTGTTTTGCGGGAAGCCAGCCACGCCTTCAGGATAAACTGATGCTGATTGAAGCCGCGGGTGAAGATTTTTTGGTAAAAATTCCCGATGCTGCGGAACATGGAAAGCTCTGCCACACTGTATTCCGGCGTGGGAATCCATACCACCTCAAAACCCTGTTTCTGTAGTGCGGTGAACATGCTGTACATGGTGCCGGACCAATTTTTACGGTCTTCCAATGGGCGGGAACTGATGAAGCCTATCGTGAGTTTCCTAACCATTTTTTAGTTTTTTAAATAAATACACACGCAGATTCCGGTGTTTTTTTATAATCCATTTTAAATTTTGGAGAGCTGTTTGGGTTCTTCCTTTTTTCAGTGCAGAGATAAAGTCGATTCTGCTGCGCGAAAAAATCTGCCAGTCTGCATGCTCCTTTATTTTTCCGCCGTGAAAGTTACCGATAATTTCATCGAGCCTGTTGTGGTTCAGGTCTCTTTTATAATTTACTGCGCCAAACGACAGTCCGGCATCGTGCCGCCTGTAAGCCGACCAACATTTTTTGAGTCCTCTGATTTTCCCAACGGTCGAAGCGGCCAGAAAGAGCACGGTGTCAAAATACTGTAAGTTTGGATCCTTCAGGGTGTTCAGAAAGGCGGTGCTTTTCAGGACTTCGGCACGCATCATGACTGTTGCAGTATGCACCACCCAATGCCGGTAGATTTCCAACGGTGAATAATCTCTGTCTTCAACAGAAGAAAAAGGGCTGCCGTTGATTTCGGGATATGGCGAAACGTTCATCGCCTGATGAAAAACCAAAGCGTATTCGGGATGGCTTTCCAGAAAACAGTATTGCGCCTGCAGTTTTCCGTCGTGCGTCCAGTAGTCATCACCTTCACAGAAGGCGATGTATGTGCCGGTTACCTGTTTTAAGGCAAAATAAAAGTTCGGGGTAGCGCCCAGATTGGTGGTATGGGCGGTATATTTTACCGTTATATGGGCGGGCGCATCCTTCAGAACCTCGCGGATTACCGCATCCGTATTGTCAGTAGACTTATCTTCGCAAATAATCAGCTCTATCGGGAAATTCACTTTCTGTATGAAAATTCCCTCCAGATTTTCACGAATGTAATCCTGGTGGTTGTATGTGAGGACGATGATGGAAATAGGGGGCAAATTTGTTTTAGCCTTCAATATCTAATAGCGTTTTTTAGAGTAAATCTTTTATGGAAATATTATGTTTTTTGGTAACCATCCAATATAAAACTAATAGTTTCCTTTTAAAATATGGTAGCTTGAGCAAGTACTGATTTCTAATTGAAATAAATTCATTATCAATTTTACTAAGAATTTTTTTCCTTTCGAATAAGATGAAATCTTTATCCCATGACTCACGAATTTTTCTAATAAAATTTGCCTTTGTGTTGAAATCAGAATATTTTAATAAATGTTGTACCTTTTGTTGGTAAATGTCTACGTCCTCCCCTGAGCCTATCTGCTGTTGGGGATGAATTCTATAATACCCTAAGCACTCATCTAATACCTCTATTTTATCTTTTAAGGCAAAGTAAATGGCCAATTGGGCATCATGTAGAAAGCCATGCGTCGCATCAAATTCCAGATTTGTTAGTTTTCTGAAAGCTAGGGCTGCTCCAGTAATGACATTTCCTTTAATCAAAAGATGTCCAAGCAAATCTTTATTTTCAGTAGGCGAATATAAATAATGATTAAAGGTTGTGTTTTTATGTGGGCCATTCTTATAATAAAGTAAATTGTGGAATAATGCATCCTTGTCTGGATTATTTTCAAAAAACATTAAATTTTTCCTTACTTTATCTGGAAACCATACATCATCCTGATCACTGAGAAAAATTATATCTCCTGTACAAAGATTAATAGCTTTTTCAAAGTTTTTTATAACCTTAAGGGTGTGTTTGTTTTGATGGATTTTAAAAATATTAGGAAATTCTGTATGGTATTTTTGAAGTATTTGCATTGTTTCGTCAGTGGAACCATCATCACATACTACAATTTCATTAACGGGGGTGCTTTGCTTAAGAATACTATCCAGCTGTTCCGCGATATATTTTTCGCCGTTATATGTGCAGAGGGCTACGGAGGTTGTCATTAAAATGAATTTTCTAGGTTATAAATATACTTTTAATTTTAATATTTAAGTTTTATTTATTTTTTGGATGTATTTTTTATGAGTACTGGAATTTCAAATAAAAAAATCAAATTAAGTTTTCGAAAAAATAGCACTTATAAATTTTTAATCAAAACAATAGCAAAAAAAGTGGTTTGCTTTTCGTTAATACCAGATTGATGTTTATAACGAGGCACTTTGATGGAAAATTTTGGAGCTATACTTTCTTTTGCTAAACTATAATTTTCTTATTTGTGAGTTTAGAATGCAAAATATTATAATTTTAATCAGATATAGGATTGCTTTATTTTTTGGAACTTCTCAGGATTGCCATCTGAAAAAATGGATTAAGTGAATGAGGGGTTAGCATAGTTATTAATCGTAATTTGATATACTTTTATTATCATGGAACCCTTGTTCATTAAGTTTCCAAGAGCTTGATTTGTCAACAGTTTTTATATAGAATTTTTCTTCCTCTGACAACTGATTTGGGTTAATATACCATCCACCATGCGTAGCAGAAAAATTACCGCCTATCCTTAATGCTGAAAGAAAGGAATCCTGATTTTTGAATTTATATCCTGGTGAATACATCGCGAAAGTGGTGTCAATCATACCTTTATATACATCCTTTTCAATTTCCTTTTTCCAAAATTGCTTTTCCCAACGTAACACTTTTTCCTTTAGAGGATAATAATCTGGGATGTCATCCAGACGTAGGGAAAAACCAACCTTTGTAACATCGGAATAGTACTTGATCAGATAATATATTAGCCTCTTCATAAAATTTTCAGGTAGATTTTTATTTGGTACAATATCCGCATCTGTGACCATAAAAAAACCCTTGCCGTATTTTTCTTGTAATTTTTTATTTTCAAAGAATACCATATGCCCAATATTTTCTTTCATATACTCTATGGTTACCCGATTTGAAATTTCTTTATAATATTCCAGCAATGGTGGATATGTGGAGCAGTTGTCTATAATGATGATGTTTTTATGGTTGCGGGATAGCCAAAAATCCACCTGCTCTTTCAGGTATTTCAGTTGATTGAAATTAATAATTAGAATTGGTATCTCATCGTGCCGGCTGATCTGCCTTCGAAGCAGGATATCTGTTTTAAGTTGTATTTGAAACATAGAGACTGTAAATCTCTTATGAAGCTGCGCTAAGATTTTTTTAATATTCGGATTAATGATTTTTTTTAAGATACGGAATCCATAAAATCTACTCAACTTTACCAATGCAGAAGGAGCTGGGTGAAGCTTGAAGAAAATTTTTTTTGCTGAAATAGATTGTTGATTATTTAGCATAATAGTAGAAAATTTATCTCTTTGATTATTGTTTCCATACGTTCGTATATGGGCAATGCAATTTTTGTAAAAAATATCTTCAGCTTTACTTTTAATTTCCTGAAGGTCTGAGTTTCCGGAGATGCTTTTTGTGGTTTCTTTTATAGTCACTACAGTTTTTGATAGAAAATAAAACTGTGGTTTTGAAATGCCAAGCTGTAGCTGAATAAAATCGTCCGAGTGCCAAGCTAAAGGATATTTTTTGAATCCTACTTTCTGAAATGCACTATTCCGAAAGATATGCTCGCTCAGGCTGCTGTTGATTTTTCCTTCCTGCTTCTCTAGGAAAAAATCAATAATGTTGTACATGCCTTCTATAAAATTAAGGCTCTTCGAATGATGTACTTGCTTGTTCTCATCGATGATGATACTTGCTGATTTTATAAGGTTTACATCTTTCAAGTTGTCGTATTTTAAATAAAATTCTTCCACAAAATTCTCCGAAATCATATCATCGTCGCCCAAGATTTGAAACCATTCTTCCTTTACATTCTCCAAAATTCTTTCCCATTGCATGGCGAGATTTTTGCCACCAAGATTTTCTTTGTAATTAAAATAATGGTAATTTCTTTCCAGGAAATATTTTTCAATCAGCGGAAATGGATCATCCGGACTTGCATCGTTTCCGATATACAAAGTGAACCTTTTATCAGTTTGGGACGCAACGGATTTCAGGGTTTCTTCAAAGAAATCCGGTTTGTAGTAGGGTATGACGATGGCGAGGAGGTTTTGCATTATTTACCAATTAGAGATAACAATTTATCGATAAGTCTATATCTTCGAGAACTTAGTTTGTTCTGTTGTGATTCGATTGTTTTTCTTAATAAATCTGCCTGCTCAGATTTATGGTTTAGTAAATGTATAGAGCCTAAATGTTGGTGAAAAAAATCTAAATGCTTTCTCTCAATATATTTATAAATGGGTTCTTTAGTTTTAGTGTCGAGATTGGTAATCATCGAAGATTCTTTTATTCTATAATAAAAACCCAAGTAATCCAACTGGATAACTTTGCCTCCGGATTTTAGTAACGCTATTAAAAATTCCCAATCTTCAAGTCCTTTTTTCATGTTCTCATCATAACCACCTACTGCGATAAATTTATTTTTAGTAAAAAAAAAGGAACAGAAAATGATATTGGTAGCTGCAAGTTTTTCAATTGAGAAAGTCGGCAAATCCCAAGCTCCTTGCTGTGCGCCAATTTTTTCTGCTTTGCAATATATTACAGTATAAGATTCTCCGAATTCTTTTTCAGCCAGCTCCAAATATCTGTCTCCGATTTTATCATCTGCATCCAAAGGGAGTATCCATTCTCCCTGCGCTGCTTTTATTCCTGCATTTCTAGCAGAGCTCAAACCGCCGTTTTCTTTTTTAAGATATTTAAACCGTGGGTCTTTTTCCGTCCATTTTTTTACAACTTCTTCGGTATTATCTGGCGAACCGTCGTTGACGATAATGCACTCCCAGTTTTGATACGTCTGCTCCCGAACCGACTGCAGGCACTCATCCAAATACTGGGCCTGGTTGTAACAGGGGACGATTACCGAGATTAATGGCTGCGCTTTATTTTTCTCTGGAAGTATATCTTCTTTTACCATAATTCAATGTTTTTGGCATGCATCGGCAGGTACCCATGTTGGGGCTGGTTGGGGAAGTTGCTCCAGATTCTGTCCGGGTTCAGAAAGTAGAGGTCAGCTGCTTTTTCTATTCGCAGTTCGAGCAGTTCCTGCATGTAGATGTTTTTTTTCAGATCCGGCAGGTTTACCCAGACATCCACCATGTACTCTCCGGCACGCAGCGGCAGTTCATTAAAAGCCAGACGGACATGGTTTTGCCCCGGTTGCACCATCATGGGTTTGTGCTGAAATTCGTTACCAAAATTGGTAACGCCCTCGCCATAATGGTTCTTCAATTCCAGGTTGAACTCAAATGAAGTTGGCGCGGACAGAGCATTGTCGATGTCTATCTGTACTTCGAACGGCAGACCCTGCTCAAGGGTGAAAGTCTGCTTTTGATTTTGAATAAATTTAATGTTTGTAACTGATATCCCGGACTGCGTTACCTGAAAATTAATCTCTTTATTGCTCCACTGCTGGTTGTTGGTCTTCAGATAGTTCGTAATTACCTCTCCTGTAGATCCAATCTCCTGTATTGAACCCTGTTTTAACGAGATGGCACTCGAACAGAGCCTGTTCACAGCGCGCAGATCATGACTCACAAACAGCACCGTCCTCCCTTCGCCTTTACTCACATCGCCCATCTTGCCAAGGCATTTTTTCTGAAATTCGGCATCGCCAACTGCCAAGACCTCATCCACAATTAAAATTTCCGATTCCAGATGTGCAGCTACAGCAAAAGCAAGGCGAACGTACATTCCCGAGGAGTATCTTTTTACAGGCGTGTCGATGTATCTTTCTACACCGGAAAAATCTACGATTTCATCAAATTTCCGGGTGATTTCTTTTCTGGTCATCCCGAGGATTGCTCCGTTAAGGTACACATTTTCACGTCCGGTCATTTCAGGATGAAAACCGGTTCCTACTTCAAGTAAGGAAGCAATTCTTCCGTTGGTATAAATTTTACCTGTGGTCGGTTTGGTGACTTTACTTAAAAGTTTTAACAGTGTAGATTTCCCGGCACCGTTTCTCCCAATAATTCCGACAGCATCACCCTGTTCTATTTCAAAATTGATATCGCGGAGCGACCAAACATATTCGCTTTCGCCTTTGGTGGCTCTGTCGTTGGCTTCACCAATTTTCAGATAGGGGTCTTCTTTTCCACGGATCTGATGCCAAAAGCGGTTCAGGTCATGCGAAAGCGTGCCGGTGCCCACCTGTCCGAGGCGGTACTGTTTGGATATGTTTTCTGCTTTTAGTGCGAGCATTTTTTTTTAAAGTTATGGTTGTTATGGTGGTTATGGAGGTTATGGGGGTTATGGAAGTTATGGTGGTTATGGGGTAATGGAGGTTATCGGATTTGCCCGGCGCCAATTTTTATTGCTACTTCACTTTATCGTCTTCATCACTACATCACTTCTGTTACCATTCTCACTTTATTACTTCCCGTCGCCCTGTTGCTTATTCTTGATGGATTTTATAAGGTTGGACAGCATTATACGTATAAATATTATTTTGTCAGTAATTTCTTTTGCTTCTTTTATATAATTAAGATTTTTAGCGATTTCGTACTGTGTTTCCAGTTCAGACAGGGAGCCAATAGAAATGTATAGAAACTGTATAAGTTCTTTATTGCCTTTTCGGGCAAAACCTTCTGCAATGTTGGAAGGTATGGAAATGGCACTCGCCGAATTTGGGATTTTAACCCAAATTTTTCAGATTCGGGGAAATTTTCAGAAAGCCTGTATATCTCAGTTACCAATACCATCGCTTTCTGCCAAACTTGCAAATCTTTATGAGATCTTATTTTTTCATCCATAACAGGTTATGTATTAAAAAAAAATTACTTCAATTGTATCACCATCTCTTTTAACCTCATCACATCCAGCACTTCCATCACCTCCTTACACCGTGTCCATAAAACTTTTCTCGACCTTATTGAAGATTACGGTGCCAACGGCAAGGAGTACAAAAATAATCACCGAACTGATGGTAAGCATCACCGGTGAAAAGTCACCGGCACCGAGCCAGCCATACTTGAAACATTCAAAAATACCGGTCAGCGGATTATACATGGCCAGTTTTTTCCAGATTCCGGAAAGTGCAGAAATGGGATAAATCACTGGGGTGGCGTACATCAGCAGGCTTACCCCGAAACTTAAAAGCATCTGCAGGTCGCGGTACTTGGTGGTGAGGGAAGAAAAAATCATTCCCATGCCCAGTGCAAAAGCTGCCATCAGCAGTATGAGCAACGGAGTGGCCAAAATCCAGATATTGGGCTCTATTTTTGCCTGAATGAGGTAATATACCCACGCGACCAAAAAGAGCGCAAACTGAACCCCGAATTTCATAAGGTTGGATATCACAATCGTCAGCGGCATGACCAATCTGGGGAAATATACTTTGCCAAAGATGGCCGCGTTTCCCGTAAAAACATTGGACGTGCCCAGCAGACAGGATGAAAAATAATTCCAAAGCGTAATCCCGGCAAGGTAAAAAAGTACCTGCGGAATACCGTCCGTGGGCAATTTGGCAATGCCGCCAAAAACAACAAGGTAAACAATGGTGGTAAAAACAGGGTTGATGAAAAACCAAAGCGGCCCCAAGATTGTCTGTTTGAAGCCGGAGACAAAATCCCGTTTCACGAACATGTAAATCAGGTCTTTGTAACGCCAAACCTCACCTAATTTCAAGTCGAACAGGGAGTGCCTGGAATCTATGGTTTCAGTCCACTGCTGCTGTGGTTCAGTCATTTGTGTTATTTTCCGCAAATTTAAAATAATTAATCCAATAATTCACCAGGGGTTCTTTCTGCAGATATTTTGGCCAAGATTAAACCTGTTAAAAACAGCGGCACATAAAGCCTGGCTTCGTATAAAATGCCGGTGTAAAAACACATTACAATATACGGGGCGGAAAGCGAGTGAAACACCAGTATATTTCTGGTCTGTTCTTTTCCGTTTGAAATCAAGAGCGTGAAAGCGAAAAAAGTAATCCAAAATAGTAAGCCGAGTATATTTTTTGGCTGGGTGAAGTTTTGAAGAAGCAAACTGCCGTCGTTGGTGGTGAAGATTCCGGCCATCAGCCGCATTACGACATATACACTGAGGAAAGTCCCTGCCAGGGCAGCTACCGGAATGATGGTTTCCTTTTTCAGTCCGAAACGTGAACAGAGCAGGGTGGCTGCCAGTGAAACGGAAAGCGCTGCAGATTCACGGTTCAGTGTGGAAACAGCAAGGATTACTGCCAGCAAAAGAAGGTTTCCGGAGGATTTGTTATCCAAATACTTCAGGAAAACCCAGAAAAACAGGAGCAGAAAGAAGTAACTGCTCACATCATAAGGCACAATCACAAACTGCGAAAGCGCAATCACGAACATGGACAGGGTTGCCATCAGAAGTTTCTCGGAGGCGGTTGCTGCAAACTGTTTCGATTCGCTAATCAGCACCATCATGACGGCAGTTAACGCCGAGAAAACAGTGTTCAGCATATAAAAAGCCAAAAACATCCGCGGCTCCGAATCCGGATTCAGGAACTTCACTTTAAAAACACTGTAATCCAGATTCAGGGTTCCAAGTAAGTCGTAAATGCAGAGCAGAAAATGCACGCTCAGGATTCTGTACTGATATATTCCGCCTGAAAACTGTTCCTGAAAGGTAGAGTAATTCAATATTGCGGATGAATAAATATTCCCAAAAGCAAAATAGACAAAGGTGTTCAGCAGGAATGCCAACACGGTTAAAAATAAAATGTTTGTAATTTTGCGGGATTTCATCAAGTGTTGTTTGTTTGCTGCTATTTCACGGTGCGTCTTCCAATACTCTTGTAAAAAAAACCGTTGCTTTCGGGGAGCTCCAGGGGGAACATATTGCGACCGTCAAAGATTGCCCGGTGGTTCATTCGTTCGGCCATCATTTTAAAGTTCGGGTTTTTAAACTCCGGCCATTCTGTCGCGATGAAAAGGCAGTCTGCACCGTCAAGCGCGCTGTACATATCTTTGGCGTAGGAAATTTTATCGCCTAAGATTTTGCGTACATTTTCTTCTGCAATTGCATCATAAGCCACAATTTCGGCTCCTTTTTCCAATAAAATTTTAATATTGTCTAAAGAGGAAGCTTCGCGGATGTCGTCGGTATTTGCTTTGAA
The sequence above is a segment of the Chryseobacterium taklimakanense genome. Coding sequences within it:
- a CDS encoding ABC transporter permease, which gives rise to MTEPQQQWTETIDSRHSLFDLKLGEVWRYKDLIYMFVKRDFVSGFKQTILGPLWFFINPVFTTIVYLVVFGGIAKLPTDGIPQVLFYLAGITLWNYFSSCLLGTSNVFTGNAAIFGKVYFPRLVMPLTIVISNLMKFGVQFALFLVAWVYYLIQAKIEPNIWILATPLLILLMAAFALGMGMIFSSLTTKYRDLQMLLSFGVSLLMYATPVIYPISALSGIWKKLAMYNPLTGIFECFKYGWLGAGDFSPVMLTISSVIIFVLLAVGTVIFNKVEKSFMDTV